The Candidatus Thermoplasmatota archaeon DNA window TCATCGCGGCCGGCGCCCTCGTCTTCATTGTCACGCACTTCCTCCCGTCGGGGGGCCAGACGGGGCTCTCCGTCGAGCAGAGCGCGTTCGTGTTCCACCTCGGCACGCTTGCGGGGACCGTGCTCCTGTTCGCAGGCTACCTCCGCAGCCGCGAGGTGCGCCGCGAGGACCTCTCGAAGACCGTCGCCGTTCCCGCCTGAGGTGACCCATGGATCCCCTTGGACTTCTCCTTTCCATCCTCCTCGTTTTCCTGCTTCCGGGGTTCGCGCTCCATCGCGCCGTGCATCCCGAGCGGCGCTTTGGGTCCGAACCGGTGTACGACGGGTTCGTTGCGCTCGTCGGCTCGCTCTCGATCGCCGTGCTCGTCGGGATCCCTCTGGGCGCCGCCGGCCTGTTCTCCGGGTCGGCGACGGGCGCGCCCATCCTCGAGGCGACGCTCCTTGCGATCACCGGCGCATTCCTGGCCGTGTCGTGGCTTCGACGGCCCTCCGTTGCGGCCGCGGCGGCCGAGGACGTCGAGGACGCCCGCTTGCGCGACGAGCTCGACGCCATGGCCGTCGATCTGCACCGCGCGGAGCGCGGCGGCGCCGCCAAGCGCGCCGCGGAGCTTCGCGTCCGCATGGACGCCACGCGCCAGGCGCTGGGACGCCGGCTGTACCGATGGTGACGCGCCGGGGGCAAGGTTCAAGAAGGCTCTGCGCCTTGGTCGCCCCGATTCCCATGACCGAGAAGGGCTGGACGCCTCCCGTCGGCAAGACGCTCGTCAACTACTCCACCAAGAACGGGGTCGCCATCCTCGAGATGAACGACCCGCCCGCCAACACCTACACGCACGAGATGATGCGCCAGCTCGACGAAGCCATCGTGAAGGCGCGCTTCGACGACGCCGTGCACGTGATCCTCCTCACCGGAGCGGGCGACAAGTTCTTCTCCGCCGGCGCCAACATCCAGATGCTCAACAGCGTGACCCCGCGCTGGAAGTACTTCTTCTGCCTCCACGCCAACGAGACGTTGAATCGCCTGGAGCACACGCCAAAGCTCGTCGTGGCGGCCATCAACGGCCACTGCGTGGGCGGGGGCCTCGAGATCGCCATGGCGGCCGACCTTCGCCTCGCCCGCCGCAACGGCGGGCAGATCGGCCTGCCCGAGGTCAACCTCGGCGTCCTTCCCGGCACCGGCGGCACGCAGCGCCTCGTTCGCATCCTGGGCAAGGCGAAGGCCATCGAATGGATGTGCACCGGCGCGAAGTACACCTTCGAGGAGGCGCAGGAGCTTGGCGTCCTGAACGAGATCCTCGACGCGAAGACCTCCGAGGAGTTCAAGGCGCAGGTGCTCGAGTGGTGCATGCAATTTGTGCCGCCCAACAAGGCCGCAAAGGCCGTGGGGCTCATCAAGCGGTCCGTGCAGAGCGGCGCCGAGGTCCCCTTCGAGAGCGCGCTTGCGATCGAGCGCGAGCTCCAGCAGCAGCTCTTCCAGAGCGAGGACGCCAAGGAGGGCCTTGCGGCCTTCGTCGAGAAGCGCCCGCCCCGCTTCCAGGGCAAGTAGCCGGCCTGATCAATCCTCGGGCCGCGCCGTCATCGCGTTCAGGTAGGCCCTGGCGATCTCCGGCTGCGCGTAGGCCACGTCGCGCACCGTGAGGACGCCGCGGATGTCGCTTCCCAGCACGACGACGAGCCGCTTGAGGTTGCGCGCGCGCATGAGCTCCGCGGCGGCGTCGAGGCTTGCCCCCGGCTCGACCGTCACGACGGGGCTCGACATCGCTTCGGCCACCCGCATCCGATCCAAGTCCGCCCCCGACGCCACCAGCCGCACGATGTCGCTCTCGGTGAGCACGCCCCCCGGCAGGCCCGCTTGGGCGACGACGACGCATCCGACGCGGCGTTCGCGCATGCGCGCGGCCGCCTGACGGATGGTGTCCGAAGGGTCGACCGTGACCACCGCGCGCGTCATGGCGCCGTCGACGAGCATCGGTGCCCTATGCGCCGCCGGGGCCTAGTAGGTTTGCAACCGGAGCCCCTCGATTCGCCCGAACACCGTCGTGCGCCGGGTCACGAGCGCCTCGCCGCGGGAAAGCGCGGTCGCCGCGATCATGGCGTCCTCGGGGTCCAGAGGCTCGCCTTTCCGCCAGGCACGCGCCTCGATCTCGCCTGCGATCCTTGCGGCTTGCTCGTCGAGCGCGTGCACGATCCGACCCTCGACGGTTTCGACCACGCGGGCGCGCACCGCGTCCGGCACGTTCACCGTGCCAAAGCCGCGGTGGAACTCGGCAAGCGTGACGGCGGAGATCGAAAGCGGGTCGCGCTTGGGCTCAAGGCGCGCGAGGAGATCGACGGCGCGCTCGTGGCCGCGGAGCACGTCGATGAGGAAGGTCGTGTCGAGGATCGGCATGGGTCTCACCGGGGCTCGCGAAGCTGGCGGCCGCGCCGGCGGCGGCTTCGTTCGCGCGCCGCGTTCACGGTGGCTTCCATGGCGGCGGCCTGGCCCTCGTCGAGGACGCCTACGGCCTCCAGGAGGGACCGTTCGCCGGCCAGCCGTAGGAGAAGCTCGGAGAAGCTCTCGCCCGGCCGTTTGAGGGAACGCAGCGTCTCGTAGGCCCGTTCGGTCACCTGGAGCATCCGAGTCATGGCACAAGAATCGTATACGGTCGTATACGGTTTTCGGCGCGCGTGGCGCAACCGTCATCTCCCGGGGATGCGCATCCGGATTCGGGTTTGCCATGCCCGCGCAGACGGTCCGCACCTTCGACGACTGGATCCGCGAGTTCCAAGCCTGGCAGACGGAGATCGGCTTCCCCAAGCAGCTGCTTGGCGACTTCAAGTTCGAGGAGAAGTTCGGAGATCCGTGCGGGCCCAACGTCGAGTTTGGCGAGTTCAAGGGGCGCCCCAAGTGGGAGACGCCCATGCAGGTGCCGCTGCAGGACATGCGCGACGGCCTCATGAACCTCATCGTGTACCAGGGCGACACGGAGTTTGCAAGCGTCGAGCAGCAGCGCCACCTCGTGAAGACCGCGCCCACCGACTACGACCTCAAGTCCATCCTGCGCGTCATGAGCGAGGAGATGCGGCACGGCTGGCAGATGTGCTACCTTCTCGTCACGCACTTTGGCAAGACGGGCGCCATCGAGGCGCAAAAACAGCTGCAGCGCCGCTCGTGGAACAAGGAGCGGCTCCTGGGAAGCTTCAACGAGCCCGTCGACCACTGGCTCGACTTCTTCACCTACACGGATTTCGTCGACCGGGACGGCAAGTATCAGCTCCGCATGCTCTCCCACAGCGGCTTTGCGCCGCTTGCGAAGTCCATGGGCCCCATGCTCAAGGAGGAGAGCTTCCATCTGGGTACGGGCCAGACGGGCCTTCGCCGCATCCTCCAAGCCGGCAAGATCCCCACGGCGATCGTGCAGCAGTACTTCAACAAGTGGGTCCCGACGGCCTTCGACCTCTTTGGCAAGGACAAATCCACCCCCGCGCGGCTCTACTACGTGTGGGGCCTGAAGGGCCGCTACGACGAGGACACGAACGCGGAGACGCCCGACCTCGACGATTTGAACGCCCACGCGCGCGCGCTGTACCGGCGCGAGGTGGAGGAGCTCGTCGTCCAGCTCAACGCGCTGTTGGCGCCCGGAGAGCCCAAGCTCGTCGTGCCGGACCTCAAGTTCCGGCGCGATCCCAAGCTCTCCGAGCACGGCGGCCAACCGTACGACATCCACGGCAAGCGCCTCTCCGACCGCGAGTACGAGGACTACCTCGCGCGCAACCTGCCCAACGAGGAGACGAAAGCGCGGCTCGACGAGATCTTCAAGACGCCCGACTGGATCGCGCCCAAGGGCGGTCCCGCGGCGGCGTAGGCGGCGGCGTGGCATGCGCGGACAGGCGGTCGCCTCCCGTCGGAGGCCGGGCGCAACGCTCTCCGACCAGGAGTTCTTCGAGCAGGTGCCTCGGTTGTTCTGGGCTTGCCACGCGCGCGAGGAGACCGCGTACCACCTCGGCATCTACCTCGCTCACCGCCCGCCGGACGGCTCGGAAGTGGCGCGCGCGCTTGCCTTTCGCGCGCCGGGCCCCGCGCCCGCCGTGGCGTCGGATCTCGTGCGCGACTTCCAGGCCGCGCTTGCCGACCTCCACTACCCGGACGCAAAGCCGCTGCTGCGCCTCGCCCGACACGGCCTGGACGCGCGGCAGGCCGCGTCCCTTGCGCACTTCGAACTTCCGAGCTATCCCCTCTACGAGCCGCTTGCCGTGAAGGGCCTTTTGCTCTTGGGTCGCGTGGCGCCGATGCCCGGCCGGCTGGACGAGCCTGGCCTTCGCGGGTACCGGACGTTCATGCAGCAGCTCGACGAGCTCAAGGAAGCCGTTCCCTTCACCTGCGTGCCCGAGGCCCCCTACTACCTGTCGCGGGTCGTCGAAGCCGCGCTGACGGAGCTTGCCGTCGAGCAAAGCGAAGCAGCCAAGTAGGGCGCCGGGGCTTGGCGGTCGTGACCCAGGGCGAGGCCGGCGCGGGTCCCACGCGAACGGCGGAATCCGCCGCCGAGCCCACGGTTCGCCTGGCCCGGGAGCTCACGCTTGCCGACGCGACGCTGCTTGGCGTAGGCGCCCTCGTGGGGGGCGGCATCTTCGTCCTGCCCGGCATCGCCGCGGGCCTCGCCGGTCCGGCCGTGTTCCTGGCGCTGGCGCTCAACGCCTTGGTCCTCGTGCCCACGCTTCTCGTCTACGCCGAGCTTTCCTCCGTTCGCCACGACGCGGGCGGGGGATACGTCTGGGTCCGCCAGGCGTTGCACGAGCCGTGGGGCTTCCTCGGCGGCTGGATGAACTGGTTTGCCCACGCCGTGGCGTGCGCCGTGTACGCGCTTGCGAGCGCCGCCTACCTTCTGTGGTTCCTTGGCGCCTACGGTCCGTTGGATCCCGAGCTTGCCAAGGGTCCGCTCGTCAACGCGATGGCCGTGGCGGTCACGGCGGCGTTCGTGGCGCTCAACGTCGCAGGCGCCAAGCAGGCGATTCGGGCCGAAGCGGCCGTCACCCTCGTCGTCCTCCTTGCACTTGGCATCTTCGTCGGGTCCGGGCTTGCCGCGATCGTCGCGAGGCCGGAGGGCCTGGGCCAGCTCGGTCTTGGCGACCCGGCGCTCCTGTTCCCTCAGGGGCTCGTCGGCATGTTCCTTGCCATGGGCCTTACGGTCATCGCCTTCCAAGGATTCGAGATCGTCGCACAAGCCGGGGAGGAGGTTCGCCGCCCCGAGCGGAACGTCCCGCGGGCGATCCTCCTGTGCGTGGCGATCGTAAGCCCGCTTCTCGTGCTCGTCGCGTTTGTCGCGTTGGCCGCGACGGTGCCGGACGCCGGAATGACAAGCTGGCAATGGCTCGCGCAGCGGCAGGAGCTCGCCCTCGTCGAGGCCGCAGCGCAATTCGTCCCGTTTGGCGTGGGCGCAATCGTGGTCCTCGTGGGCGCCATGCTGAGCAACGTGACCGCCCTCAACAGCACGATCTACAGCAGCTCTCGCGTGAGCTTTGCCATGGGGCGCGACCGCTCCCTGCCCGGATTCTTCTCGCGGGTCCACCCGCGAACCCAAACGCCCGCGGCAAGCATCCTGTTCAGCGGCGGCATCGTGATGGGGATGGCCGCCCTGCTGCCGATCCAGCAGGTCGCGGCCGCCGCCGGCGTCATGTTCCTGCTGCTCATGATGCTCGTGAACGCAAGCTACATCGCGATGCGGCGCTCGCTTGCGCCGCGCTCCGACCGGTTCCGCGCCCCCTGGTTTCCCGCCCTGCCGCTCGTCGGAATCGCGGCCCAGATCGTGCTCGCCGTGGCGCTGTTCCACTTCAGCCCGACGGCGTGGCTTGCGGCCGCCGGGTGGGTCGTCCTGGGCGCGCTCGTCCACCACGCGTACGCCCGGCGGCACGTCGAGCCGGCCGCGATCCGCACGGCACTTGCGTACGAGAAGCGGGCGTTGGGCGAGGAGCGGTATGGAATCCTGCTGCCCGTTGCCAACCCCGCCACGGTTCCGCCGATGGCCGCCGTGGCAAGCGAGCTTGCGCGCGACCGGAACGGCGAGGTCGTCCTCCTTCACGTCCTGACCGTGCCCTTCAACACGCTGCCGTCCGCCGCGCTGGACCGCGCCGACGAGGCGCGACCCATCCTTGCGCAGGCCGCCGCCGCGTTTCCCCCGGACGTGCCCGTGCACTCGATCGTGAAGATCGCGCACGACGCGGCCGCCGCCATCGTCGAGACGGCCGAGGAGGAACGTTCGGACCTCATCTTGCTCGGCTGGCGCGGAAGGCCAAGCCTTCGCGAGCACGTCTTTGGGTCCACGCTCGACCCGGTCGTCCGCGACGCGCCGGCGGACGTGGCGCTCCTGCGGCCCGGGCAGGCGGCCGTCGCCGGGTCCACGCCGCGTGTCGTCGTGGCCGTGCGCGGCCGCTCCCGCCATCTGCGCCTGGGCGCCGAGGTGGCCAAGGTGCTCTCGCGCAGCCGACGCCAGCCCCTCGTGGCCGTCACGGTCGTAACGTCCGAGGCGCAGGTCGAACCCGAGGCTCGTCTCGCAAGCGCCATCGCCGACGCGGGCATC harbors:
- a CDS encoding Phenylacetic acid catabolic protein; this encodes MPAQTVRTFDDWIREFQAWQTEIGFPKQLLGDFKFEEKFGDPCGPNVEFGEFKGRPKWETPMQVPLQDMRDGLMNLIVYQGDTEFASVEQQRHLVKTAPTDYDLKSILRVMSEEMRHGWQMCYLLVTHFGKTGAIEAQKQLQRRSWNKERLLGSFNEPVDHWLDFFTYTDFVDRDGKYQLRMLSHSGFAPLAKSMGPMLKEESFHLGTGQTGLRRILQAGKIPTAIVQQYFNKWVPTAFDLFGKDKSTPARLYYVWGLKGRYDEDTNAETPDLDDLNAHARALYRREVEELVVQLNALLAPGEPKLVVPDLKFRRDPKLSEHGGQPYDIHGKRLSDREYEDYLARNLPNEETKARLDEIFKTPDWIAPKGGPAAA
- a CDS encoding PIN domain-containing protein; the protein is MPILDTTFLIDVLRGHERAVDLLARLEPKRDPLSISAVTLAEFHRGFGTVNVPDAVRARVVETVEGRIVHALDEQAARIAGEIEARAWRKGEPLDPEDAMIAATALSRGEALVTRRTTVFGRIEGLRLQTY
- a CDS encoding enoyl-CoA hydratase/isomerase family protein, which translates into the protein MVAPIPMTEKGWTPPVGKTLVNYSTKNGVAILEMNDPPANTYTHEMMRQLDEAIVKARFDDAVHVILLTGAGDKFFSAGANIQMLNSVTPRWKYFFCLHANETLNRLEHTPKLVVAAINGHCVGGGLEIAMAADLRLARRNGGQIGLPEVNLGVLPGTGGTQRLVRILGKAKAIEWMCTGAKYTFEEAQELGVLNEILDAKTSEEFKAQVLEWCMQFVPPNKAAKAVGLIKRSVQSGAEVPFESALAIERELQQQLFQSEDAKEGLAAFVEKRPPRFQGK
- a CDS encoding CBS domain-containing protein; this encodes MLVDGAMTRAVVTVDPSDTIRQAAARMRERRVGCVVVAQAGLPGGVLTESDIVRLVASGADLDRMRVAEAMSSPVVTVEPGASLDAAAELMRARNLKRLVVVLGSDIRGVLTVRDVAYAQPEIARAYLNAMTARPED
- a CDS encoding amino acid permease, which codes for MTQGEAGAGPTRTAESAAEPTVRLARELTLADATLLGVGALVGGGIFVLPGIAAGLAGPAVFLALALNALVLVPTLLVYAELSSVRHDAGGGYVWVRQALHEPWGFLGGWMNWFAHAVACAVYALASAAYLLWFLGAYGPLDPELAKGPLVNAMAVAVTAAFVALNVAGAKQAIRAEAAVTLVVLLALGIFVGSGLAAIVARPEGLGQLGLGDPALLFPQGLVGMFLAMGLTVIAFQGFEIVAQAGEEVRRPERNVPRAILLCVAIVSPLLVLVAFVALAATVPDAGMTSWQWLAQRQELALVEAAAQFVPFGVGAIVVLVGAMLSNVTALNSTIYSSSRVSFAMGRDRSLPGFFSRVHPRTQTPAASILFSGGIVMGMAALLPIQQVAAAAGVMFLLLMMLVNASYIAMRRSLAPRSDRFRAPWFPALPLVGIAAQIVLAVALFHFSPTAWLAAAGWVVLGALVHHAYARRHVEPAAIRTALAYEKRALGEERYGILLPVANPATVPPMAAVASELARDRNGEVVLLHVLTVPFNTLPSAALDRADEARPILAQAAAAFPPDVPVHSIVKIAHDAAAAIVETAEEERSDLILLGWRGRPSLREHVFGSTLDPVVRDAPADVALLRPGQAAVAGSTPRVVVAVRGRSRHLRLGAEVAKVLSRSRRQPLVAVTVVTSEAQVEPEARLASAIADAGIGPWEATVETIRNPDPQAALLSAAGAGDTLVLGASEAPAWKTTLVGTVPERVAAESPASVLLVRRHSPAARFFGRFNAWLERVGGYLQPDGDAGKPRGPPPGDP
- a CDS encoding antitoxin VapB family protein, which codes for MTRMLQVTERAYETLRSLKRPGESFSELLLRLAGERSLLEAVGVLDEGQAAAMEATVNAARERSRRRRGRQLREPR